One Equus asinus isolate D_3611 breed Donkey chromosome 19, EquAss-T2T_v2, whole genome shotgun sequence genomic region harbors:
- the GPR35 gene encoding G-protein coupled receptor 35 produces the protein MNNSNCSSNELTWPQAAMSIFYTYTGVVLVLGLLLNSLALWVLCCRMQQWTETRVYMANLAVADLCLLCTLPFVLYSLKYSTTKDTPFCQLSQGIYLANRYMSISLIMAIAVDRYLAVRHPMHVRGLRSPRQAMAVCLVLWVLVVGSLVLRWILGMQEGGFCFTSLSKQNYNTAVFSLLGFYPPLVVLVFCSLQVVTALGRRPTADLGQVEASQKAARMVWANLVVFVVCFLPLHVMLTVYMATSLPACVIRRALYITSRLSDGNCCLDAICYYYMAKEFQEASALPGLPTAKVHKSQESLCVTLA, from the coding sequence ATGAACAACAGCAACTGCAGCTCCAACGAGCTCACCTGGCCCCAGGCGGCTATGAGCATCTTCTATACCTACACGGGCGTGGTGCTGGTGCTGGGCCTGCTGCTCAACAGCCTGGCGCTCTGGGTGCTGTGCTGCCGCATGCAGCAGTGGACGGAGACCCGCGTCTACATGGCCAACCTGGCCGTGGCCGACCTCTGCCTGCTCTGCACCCTGCCGTTCGTGCTGTACTCCCTGAAGTACAGCACCACCAAGGACACGCCGTTCTGCCAGCTCTCCCAGGGCATTTAtctggccaacaggtacatgagcATCAGCCTGATCATGGCCATCGCCGTGGACCGCTACCTGGCCGTGCGGCACCCAATGCATGTCCGCGGGCTCCGCTCCCCGCGGCAGGCCATGGCCGTGTGCCTGGTGCTCTGGGTGCTGGTGGTTGGCTCCCTGGTGCTTCGCTGGATCCTGGGGATGCAGGAGGGCGGCTTCTGCTTCACCAGCCTCTCCAAGCAAAACTACAACACTGCGGTCTTCTCGCTGCTGGGCTTCTACCCGCCGCTGGTTGTGCTGGTCTTCTGCTCTCTGCAGGTGGTGACCGCCCTGGGCCGGAGGCCGACCGCTGACTTGGGCCAGGTGGAGGCCAGCCAGAAGGCCGCCCGCATGGTTTGGGcgaacctggttgtgtttgtggtcTGCTTCCTGCCCTTGCACGTGATGCTGACGGTGTACATGGCCACGAGTCTGCCCGCCTGCGTCATCCGCCGGGCCCTCTACATCACCAGTAGGCTCTCGGACGGCAACTGCTGCCTGGACGCCATCTGCTACTACTACATGGCCAAGGAGTTCCAGGAGGCGTCGGCACTGCCCGGGCTCCCCACTGCCAAGGTCCACAAGAGCCAGGAGTCTCTGTGTGTGACCCTGGCCTAG